The Radiobacillus deserti genomic interval TGGTGTTCTTCGATTATCTTAGTTGTGAGTAGGAAAGACAGGGATCGGATAGAAGACTTGCTAGACAGGTATAAACCGAGTAAGGAGATTAAAATTGCTATAGGTGGAGCGGAAAGACAAGAAAGTGTTTATTTAGGGTTGCAAGCAATGGAGAACAAGGATACGATTGTGTTTATTCATGATGGAGCCCGACCATTTGTTTCAACGGAAAGCTTACACCTTCTGGCAGAAGCAGCTTATGCACACAAAGCCGCACTATTAGCTGTCCCTGTGACCGACACCATTAAGCAGCGTAATGGACAAACGTTACACACATTAGATCGAAAGACGTTATGGGCTGCACAGACGCCTCAAGCTTTTCAATATGATATTATTTTTAATGCCCATCAAAGAGCAGCGGAAGATAATTTTTTAGGTACAGATGATACGTCTTTAGTAGAACGCTTGAATATTCCGGTTGAAATTGTGATGGGAAGTTACGATAATATGAAGCTTACAACTCCTGAAGATTTGAAGCGTGCTCAAGCTTTTCTAAAAAGGTAGTACAGATCTATCAAGGTATCAAGGGAGGTAAGATTAAAAGATGTATCGAATTGGACAAGGGTTTGATGTGCACCAACTGGTAGAAGGAAGACCATGTATTATCGGTGGGGTAGAAATTCCTTTTGAAAAAGGGTTATTAGGCCATTCTGATGCAGATGTTTTGCTTCATACTATTGCAGATGCCTTACTGGGAGCAATTGGAGAAGGGGATATCGGAAAGCATTTTCCAGATACCGATGAAGCTTTTAAAGACTTTGATTCTAAGGTCTTGTTAAAAGAA includes:
- the ispF gene encoding 2-C-methyl-D-erythritol 2,4-cyclodiphosphate synthase, with protein sequence MYRIGQGFDVHQLVEGRPCIIGGVEIPFEKGLLGHSDADVLLHTIADALLGAIGEGDIGKHFPDTDEAFKDFDSKVLLKEVWDMAREAGYQLGNVDCTVIAQAPKMAPYIEQIRQSIASILNCELSQINVKATTTEQLGFTGRQEGIAAQAVAILIQE
- the ispD gene encoding 2-C-methyl-D-erythritol 4-phosphate cytidylyltransferase — encoded protein: MFEYQAIVLAAGEGKRMNAGENKQFVVIGKKPLIIHTLDVFSKDPWCSSIILVVSRKDRDRIEDLLDRYKPSKEIKIAIGGAERQESVYLGLQAMENKDTIVFIHDGARPFVSTESLHLLAEAAYAHKAALLAVPVTDTIKQRNGQTLHTLDRKTLWAAQTPQAFQYDIIFNAHQRAAEDNFLGTDDTSLVERLNIPVEIVMGSYDNMKLTTPEDLKRAQAFLKR